A genome region from Leguminivora glycinivorella isolate SPB_JAAS2020 chromosome 13, LegGlyc_1.1, whole genome shotgun sequence includes the following:
- the LOC125232454 gene encoding patj homolog, with protein MVRAEMVLSTEWAQVEVVELTNDGNGLGFNLVGGRSTGVVIKFVVPGGAADKDGRLQSGDHVLQVGSVNLRGFTSEQVAAVLRQAGATVRLLVARPADPALALRAPLPGTALVPTKILADPDQLDRHLVESGYTAIYDLSQCYGEYVNGQNGDENVAAVVSVLGVIPQEIQEQPVVAVSPTITITVPVELPNLPEVEIVHVDLNKNVYGLGITVAGYVCEKEELSGIFVKSIIEGSSAEQSRQIKLNDRIIEVDGVSLADKSNPQAVDILRNTGISVHLVLERYLRGPKFEHLQLAIFNEERPPSPSPSTTTLSWFPVPSQDDSTTQIDPERDSNTTIDSNVLEIVDTEVIEPSQEELDKRLDEILAEDKEVIRKRWSEEIGPEKSILVAEVNKLGALGISLEGTVDVEGGQEVRPHHYIRSVLPEGPVGQQGTLTAGDELLEANEYRLHGLTHTEVVNILKQLPDRVRLIVARPESGPRSVINLASDREAFEARKIISGSLNNLTTLIKAQSDTSINTSSTATLTNHSGLSKKSRSLECVSGLAMWQSKEDIVELVKGDQGLGFSILDYQDPIDPQGTVIVVRSLVPGGMAEKNGEISPGDRVMSVNGASIKNATLDQAVQALKGAPRGVVKVGIARPMPPHETSKSKSTSTLNTVKPS; from the coding sequence ATGGTGAGAGCGGAGATGGTGCTGAGTACCGAGTGGGCGCAAGTGGAGGTGGTCGAGCTCACGAACGACGGCAACGGCCTGGGGTTCAACCTAGTCGGCGGGAGGAGTACGGGGGTGGTGATCAAGTTCGTCGTGCCCGGCGGAGCGGCCGACAAGGACGGGAGACTCCAGAGCGGGGACCACGTGCTACAAGTGGGCTCGGTGAACCTGCGCGGGTTTACATCGGAGCAAGTGGCGGCCGTGCTGCGCCAGGCGGGCGCCACTGTGCGGCTGCTCGTCGCTCGGCCGGCAGACCCTGCGCTGGCCCTGCGCGCGCCGCTGCCCGGCACAGCGCTCGTGCCCACCAAGATCCTCGCCGACCCCGACCAGCTCGACCGCCACCTCGTCGAGAGCGGCTACACGGCCATCTACGATCTCTCACAGTGCTACGGTGAATATGTCAACGGGCAGAATGGAGATGAAAACGTTGCGGCGGTTGTGAGTGTCCTCGGCGTAATCCCACAAGAAATCCAGGAACAACCTGTGGTAGCTGTGTCTCCGACGATTACTATTACTGTACCTGTGGAATTGCCTAACTTGCCTGAGGTAGAAATAGTTCATGtagatttaaacaaaaatgtctACGGTTTAGGGATCACGGTTGCCGGTTATGTCTGTGAGAAGGAAGAGCTATCTGGAATCTTTGTGAAGAGCATTATAGAAGGAAGCAGTGCCGAGCAAAGTcgacaaattaaattaaatgataGAATAATAGAAGTGGATGGAGTATCTTTAGCAGATAAAAGCAACCCTCAGGCTGTGGACATTTTGAGAAACACAGGTATTTCAGTGCACTTAGTGTTAGAGCGATATTTAAGAGGTCCAAAGTTTGAGCACCTGCAGCTGGCAATATTTAATGAGGAGCGTCCACCGTCACCCTCGCCTTCCACCACTACCCTCTCCTGGTTCCCCGTGCCTTCCCAAGACGACAGTACTACTCAAATAGACCCGGAGCGGGACTCCAACACTACTATAGACTCCAATGTTTTAGAAATTGTTGATACTGAAGTGATTGAACCGTCTCAAGAGGAACTTGATAAGAGATTGGATGAGATTCTAGCTGAAGACAAGGAAGTCATTAGGAAACGGTGGTCAGAAGAAATTGGTCCAGAAAAGTCCATTTTGGTTGCTGAAGTGAACAAGCTTGGTGCTTTGGGAATCAGTTTAGAAGGTACCGTAGATGTAGAAGGTGGCCAGGAGGTCCGGCCACATCATTATATCAGATCTGTGCTTCCAGAGGGCCCAGTTGGTCAGCAAGGGACCCTGACGGCAGGAGACGAACTTCTAGAAGCGAACGAATACAGACTACACGGGCTGACACATACAGAAGTTGTAAATATTCTCAAACAACTGCCAGATCGCGTGCGACTGATCGTGGCACGCCCCGAGAGCGGCCCTCGGTCTGTTATCAACTTAGCATCTGACCGAGAAGCATTTGAAGCTAGAAAAATAATATCTGGCAGTCTCAACAACCTAACTACTCTGATCAAGGCCCAGTCAGACACCTCTATCAACACATCAAGCACTGCTACTCTCACCAACCACTCCGGTCTGTCCAAGAAGTCCCGTTCTTTAGAGTGTGTGTCGGGCCTAGCTATGTGGCAGAGCAAAGAAGACATTGTCGAGCTTGTCAAAGGAGATCAGGGTCTAGGCTTCTCTATATTAGACTACCAGGACCCTATAGATCCTCAAGGGACAGTCATAGTTGTCAGGAGTTTAGTTCCAGGTGGTATGGCTGAGAAAAATGGAGAAATATCGCCAGGAGACCGAGTAATGTCTGTAAATGGGGCTAGCATTAAAAATGCGACCTTAGACCAAGCAGTGCAAGCCTTAAAAGGTGCTCCTCGTGGCGTTGTCAAAGTCGGTATAGCGCGTCCTATGCCTCCTCACGAAACCTCTAAATCTAAAAGCACAAGCACTCTAAACACTGTCAAACCGAGTTAA